A genomic region of Miscanthus floridulus cultivar M001 chromosome 3, ASM1932011v1, whole genome shotgun sequence contains the following coding sequences:
- the LOC136544384 gene encoding protein FLX-like 1: protein MSDGEDRATNPHNPLLPSPRTRVSPPSTASVAHPTLALLVDNQHFVATHVALQQQLITSQHELWAISVGATRVCAEREGEMRALADQAAHIKAEARAVAVSRTEVDQVHADIQLLVGARIDL from the exons atGTCGGACGGCGAGGATAGAGCAACCAATCCACACAATCCACTGCTACCCTCGCCACG CACCCGCGTGTCGCCCCCCTCGACCGCCTCCGTTGCGCACCCCACCTTAGCCCTCCTAGTTGACAACCAGCATTTCGTCGCCACGCACGTCGCGCTCCAGCAGCAGCTCATCACGTCGCAGCACGAGCTCTGGGCTATCTCCGTCGGCGCCACCAGGGTGTGCGCCGAGCGGGAGGGCGAGATGCGCGCCCTCGCCGACCAGGCAGCGCACATCAAAGCCGAGGCGCGGGCGGTAGCCGTCTCACGCACGGAGGTCGACCAGGTCCACGCCGACATCCAGCTGCTCGTCGGGGCGCGCATCgacctctga